The genomic window TAAGACTTCTCCAAAGGGACCAAAGTTGACAACTGACAAACCCCCACATTTTCTCTCTGACCCATGAGTGATGGCTTTTATTGTTGGAAGGGCTAAACAGAAGCTCCTAGAACTGTCATTTCTACCAAGAGAATAAATCAGAAGCAATATTGCATCCCTGAGGGGATTGCAAAAATCCATGCTATCATCAAAGACTTGAAAGAAGTGGCGATAATTATCACATCTCCACTGAATTCATCAGTTGGTCTGTGCACAACTCACACGGGTCTTAAAGAGTGAGTGAGGACTACTATGAACTTAATGAGGTGGTAACTAAAATTCCAGCTGCTGTCCTAGATGTAGTATCTTTCCTGGGGCAAATTGATATGTCTTCCAGCATTTGCTTTGTAGCTACTGACCTGCCTTTTTCTCCTCACTGATTTGCAAGGATTGCCAGCAACAGTTTGCATTTACCTGTCAGGGCTAACAGTATACTTTCAGTTTTGCCTCAGGCTATGTCAGTTCTCCTGCTCTTTATCACATTTATTCTGTGGAGATTTTGATTGTCTTGACATTCCACAAAACATCACATTGGATTACCTCATGGATGACATTATGATGAATGGATCTGATGTTCACAAAACACCATATACTTTAGAGGCCTTGGTAAGATATAAGGTGGGAGATAGGCCCCACAAAAATTCAGGGGCCTGCCACCTCAGCATAGTTTCTGGGGGCTCAATTGTCACTCCTCCAAGGCAAAAGGAAAGTTGCTGGTCCTTGAGTGACCTACaatgggaaaagaggaaaaatatgtgTTCAGCCTTTTTGTATTTAGGAGGGAACATATGCCACATGTAAATGTGCTTTTTAGATTCATCTATAGAGTTATCTGTAAGGCTGCCAGTTTCAAGTGGTATTGAGCAAGTTCTGAGAAGTCTCTGCAGCAAGTTCAGGCTGTGTACAAGCCATTGTATCACTTGAGCCTTATTATCTAGAAGGTCCAGTGATAAAGTACTTATGACAAATGGGAATGTTGTATGGAGTCTTTAGCAAGCaccaaaaggaaaatgacagCACCAAACTCTAGGGTTTTAGTGCACATCTATGCCTTATTCTGGATATGGCTGTTTGCCTTTTGAAAAATAGCATCCCCCTTGCTATTAGGCCTTGGAAGAGATTGAATGCCTAACCATGGTATGCTGGGTGATTATGTAATATGAACTTCTCATCATGAACTGGGTGTTGCATGACCTTCCTAGACATAAGGCCATGTGTGCACAGCAGCAATCTACCATCAAATGGAAATGGTATCCAAGAGAGTGGGGTTGGGCAGGTCCAGATGGTACAAGCAAGTTGCATGGGCAAGTGGCTTAGATTCCTTTGACTCTGAAGGTATGTTGCCTCTTCCATTCATATGGTTTATAGCCTCTTGAAGATACTCCAGTTGAATGAGGAAGAACTAACAAGACTGGTTTACAGATTTTTCTGTATTACACACAGATATTACTCAGTTTCACTCAGGGGTGATCCTGAAGGACACTGGTGAAGAAAATTTCTCCCAGTGGATATAACTTTGAGCAGCAGATTTCATTGTATGCTATGTCTAGACTGAGAGATGGTAGTACACATGGACACTGATTCGTGGGCGATTGCTAGTGGTTTGGTTGGATGGTTAGGGACTTGAAAGAAATAGGATCAGAATATTGATGACAAGGACATCTTGGGAAGAGGTGAATGAATGGACATCTCATAACGGTTAccaactgtgaagatatttgtgaCCCATGTGAATGACGACCAAAGTGCATTCACTGAAAGGGAAGTTCTTAGTGATTAGGTGGGAAATTGATGTACTCAGTGGATGTCTGTCAGTCTCTTTTCTTGCCCACTCTAGTGCTTACTCAATGAGCCCATAAACAGAGTGGCCATAGTGGTAGAAACAGAGGGTATTCATTGCCTGAACAATGTGGACTTCCTCTTACCACGGCTGGCCTGGCTGACACTACTGCTGAGAGCCTCATATGTCAACAATAGAGGCCAGCATGGATCCCCTAATATGGCACCATTCATCTGGGGAACTAGTCAgccacctggtggcaggttgattccATCGGACCTTTTCCatcttggggtggggggtgggggtcagAGATTTGTCCTCACTCACATTCTGGACATGGATATGCCTTCCTTGCAATAATGCTTCTGCCAGTAGCACCATCTATGGACTCACTGGGCACCTTATCCACTATCATGGAATTTCCCATAATGATGTTTCTGATCAATGATTCCCATAGCATTGCTTCTTCCACAGCAGTGAAGTGCAGCAGTGGTCTCAAGGCCATAGAATTAACTGGTTTTACCACATGTCCCATCACCTGGAAGAAACTGGACAAATTCTGAAAGGTGTAACAGCTTAGTGAAGACTTAATTATAGCATCAGTTGGGAGTCACCACGCTGAAATGATGGAGTCCATCTCAAAGTGTACTTACTGTGTGTGCTTTGAAACAGAACATATGTGGTACTATCCACCCCACAGCCAGGACACACGGGTCTTGGAATCAAGAGATGGAAGTGGCTCATGTCACTATTAAACCCAATAATTCACTCCCAGAGGGTTTATTTCCCCTCCTGGCTACCTTGAGCTCAGCTTGTTTGGAAGTCTTGGTCCCCAGAGGGGAACTGCTCACTAGGGTACGCTGCAGTGGCTCGATCAGGAAGAGAAACCGAATCAGCGAGGCACGCTGCCAGATCTTACAGAGGAGAAAAGCATGACCCATGTGTCTGCTGAATCCACGAGGACGATTTCTTGCAGGTACTCACTTCTGCAAAATACATTGTGGCAAGTACTGGAAGAGTTTTGATTCTGTCAAGTTtatacaagaagagaaaaaacagccatgtttgctgatttttatttatttgttcacctATGTGGAAAGAAAAGACAGGGCCTTACAGTCTTTTAGGGGTAGACAAATCTTTTCCAGGTCTTCAAGGCACTTGAAGATGCAATTAATAAAAACTTTCTTACTATCTTATCTACATAAGTTATAGTATAGGACTAAAATAGAGCAGGGATTCTGGGTGATACAAAATGAATGTTAGGTCAGTTGCACACTCTTTGAGCCATGGTTGGTGATTCTGCTAAGGTTTTTATCTTGATTTGCTCTGTGTATATTCTGGTTAAAGGGCCGACCTGTGTCTTTAGAGCATTTCCTATATTTGGCCCTATTCTAGTGTTGTGTTAAGTACATGGACTCTGGAGTCCAAATGCTGGGGGCTTAATCCTGGCTTGGTCATCTTGTAGCTTTGTGATCTTTGGTGTCAATTAACCTCCctgtgcctgtttccttatctgtaaaatgaggataatagttaTATCTACTTCAGAATGTTGTTTGGAGAATTAATTAAAATGACATATGTACAGTCCTTACAACAGTACTTGGCCCATGGTCAACAATGACTAAAGTTTAGCAATTCTTATTATAACTTGGCAATGTGTGCTGTGAGTCTGCCTGCCCGGAATATAAACCATTTGGGATCCCTGCTCTCTTTCTCTAGCAAACCTGCAGAACACCTGCTAAACAGCTCATATAGACTGAATAGtgtctccctcccacctccaaattcatatgttgaagtgcTAACTCcctaatgtgactgtatttggaaatagggtcttcaGGCAGGTAATTAAATGAGGATGTAAGGGTGGGGTGATAACCCGATAGGACTGGTGACCTTGTTAGAAGAGGAGGAGACCAGGGCTCACTTTTTCTCCatcagacacagagagaaggccacgtgaggacacagtgagaaggtggccgtctgtaagccaggaagagaggcctcaccagtAACCAACCCTGGCactttaatcttggacttcctgcctccagaactctgagaaattaaggtctgttatttaagccaccagTCTAGAGTATTTTACTATGGCAGCTCTGGGAGACTAATAGCATTATGAAATTGCATAATTTAAATAttcaggctggatgtggtggctcacgcctgaaatctcagcattttgggaggctgaggtgggaggatcgattgagcccagaagtttgagaccagcctgagcaacatagcctgtctctactgaagaaaaaaaaatcatctggggTGGCGGTGTGCCTGTattccctgctacttgggagactgacctgggaggatcccctgagcccaggggaggtcgaggctgcagtgagccctgatcaagtcactactccagcctgggtgacagatggagactttgtctcaagaaaaaacaacaaaaccagaaacCTGTTGCATTTAGAGATAAAGATGGAACTGTGGAGTTTGAGTATCCTCAAAATCACTCACTGATGTGAAAAGGTGTTTGGAATCTACTTCTGAATGTATTTCTCGGGTGTACAGTGTTGAGAAAATGGAAGCAGGGATTATGGAAACCATCTAGTTTTAAGAAAATCAGGGCCAAATGATTGCTTTTTGGAATCTTTTATCAAAGCTTTTCTAAGATCTTCATTAAATAATAAGCAAATCTGAAAGAGCACGAGATCTAAAAAACCTTTTCAGCCCACACTGAATTTCCTAGTTAATCTCTGGGAAGATAAAGTCAGATTTGGTTTCTACATATTTTCACTCTGAAATgcagagaaaatgtaaaaacttagTAATCGTGCAAATTAAGAGTCATTCTTTTATGAATGCCTTGCGTTTACAAACAGGCTTTACGCCTCGCAAACTCAGACCCCTTCCATAGTGGGGCGCCAGGAGAGGGCTGGGCCGCTGTCCCCAAGTCAGGGCTAGCTGGATCCCGGCGTCCCCGCGTTCTCCGAGTCCCTGGTCCCCGCCCCAGCCAGCGCCGGGACCCGCCCGAGTCCCCGCCCCAGCCGCAGGGGGCAGGGCGGGAGGCGGGCGCCCGGCGCGTCCTGTCCCCCGGACCCTTTTAAAGCGTGGCGCGCCAGGGCCGGGCATGCCGAGCCCCGCGGCGGAGACAGCGGTGCGCCCAGCTCCCGGGAGCGGCCCTAGCAGCCGAGCGCCCAGGGCTGCCCTTCCCGGGCCGGCGGGCTCCCCGGGCTCCCCGCCGCCGCCCCGTGCGCCCCGGGAGGGCCCGGCATGCTGCGCCAGCTGCTGCTCGCCGCGCTCTGCCTGGCGGGTCCCCCAGCGCCAGCGCGCGCCTGCCAGCTGCCCTCCGAGTGGAGGCCCCTGAGCGAGGGCTGCCGCGCCGAGCTGGCCGAGACCATTGTGTACGCCAGGGTGCTGGCGCTGCACCCCGAGGCGCCCGGCCTCTACAACCACCTGCCCTGGCAGTACCACGCCGGCCAGGGGGGCCTCTTCTACTCGGCCGAGGTCGAGATGCTGTGCGACCAGGCGTGGGGCAGCATGCTGGAGGTGCCCGCCGGCTCCAGGCTCAACCTCACCGGCCTGGGCTACTTCTCGTGCCACTCCCACACCGTGGTCCAGGACTACtcctatttcttcttcctcaggtGAGCCCGGCGGCGCcgccacctctctctctctttgcatcACCTCCCGAGGTCGCCGTTACCTGGAGCCAGGCCGGTAACTCCCAGGGCAGCCTGTCGGTGCCAAATGAGAATGCCCGTGGGGCGCCTACCCCTTGCCTCCTTGGATCTCTCTTGCTCCGTCTGACGTCTCTACAGACACCCTGGCTACCCCTGGTAAAGGCGGTTTAAAAGACAGGGAGGCTTTCTGTGCCTTGTACACAGAAGAGCATTGCGGGCAAAAGCTCAAAGCGCTCTCCAGCAGTCCCTTTGACTCGGATCTTTAAACTGGCCTCAGTGGGAGTAGATTGGGACGGTGAGAAGAACAATCTTTGAAATCAGTCTGTGGCTGGCATTTTTGGCTCTGTCTTTCCTAATAGTGATTCTGAGCCCATTTCTTGACACCTTCTCAAGAACTTCCATAGCCTCACCTGTGTAAAGTGAGAGGCAGGGCTGGTTGAGCGAAAAACGTAACTCATGCAAAGCACCTGATGCAGGTTAGAGGTTGACCAGCTGTCCactctcccctcttccccactTGCTCAAATGCGAAGACGTGATGGTGTGGAATATAGCCCAGGATTGCTTCATTATCTCGTATCAGCTGCCAGGTTATTTGAAATAGCAAAGGTTTATTGGGGGTAGCGGGTTCTGCTGCAGGTAAAATCCTGGGTAGCAATGCTTTGAGGGGTGGAGAGGTCAATCAGGCAGGAGATCCTCTCTGATTCTAGACCACTGGAATCCTCTGAAGTTCCATGAACATTGGCCTGTGGTCAAGATGGAATGCATCTGCCTAAGAACTCAGTCAATTCTCATTGACTACTGAATTCTTCTGAAATTTGAGTAGACAGCACCAGGTAGAACCTAAATTCTTTGATTGGCTTCAATTGAATTTGGAGAGAGATATAAAACaactgagaaaaacatcagaatgGAATCTAACCTATCTATCAAGATAGAGAATTAATCCACTGTTGTGGTGATCAGTGGTAGTTCCAGTTTTGCCAGTCTGGGAAGTAGCACTAAGGATATTTGGAATGAGGCTGATGTCGGTCTGCAGATTCACTTTTAGCTCACATttctctgagaaagaaaacagttctACAAAGTGGTGTTTGTAAGTGCATGGCAACACATGTTTTCCATATTGAAGCCAGAATATCTAAGTTTAAAAAACATGTCTTGCTTTGTGTTGGCTTGAGTGGTTCAGCTAGATtaagtttttttctctctatatatatttccAGAGAAGTGTAGTTTCTAAATAAAGCTAGTGGGGCTGAGAGAGTGCCCTTCTTGATACAGAGAAACTTAGagtttcatgtttttaattaggaaaaatacTGAGATACCATCTATAAAACTATTCAAAACCAGAACTCtgttctccaaagaaaaaagagCCCAAGTATTTGAacagactttttaaagaaatttttatcatgaaatacaATTCGTCCAGTGGTTCCGTGGTGCTCAGCCAATTCTCATCTTTTTTACTCTACCATGTTTACAAAAGTtaggaaagaaatacaaagtcAGACAGTAGTCTGACATTCTCATTTCACAGGACTGTCTTGGTGTTAACAACTACATACAAATCATTCCTCCTCTGTTATTCTGGGACCTACTGAGAGGAGACTGGACCTCTGGTCACTGTCAGGGGTGAGGGTGGCAGTGGAGACTTGCTGGTGAGCCATACATGTTGTTTTTTTTAGACTGGAGTGTAactttcatctctttctttttgtgactttttaaagaatcatTCTAATTGATTTATGCTAGGCCTTTAAATATGTTCACTAATATGTATACTGCATTTACTTTGTACCAAGTGCTTCATTTACTTAGTTTTTGATGCAATGCTTATGACATCATCAAAAAAGTaggtgctatatatatatatattcctttttttttttttgagatggcatctcactcttgtcgcccaggctgaagtgcaatggtgcaatctctgctcactgcaacctccacctcccaggttcaagtgattcttctgcctcagcctgctgagtaactgggattacaacagtgtgccaccatgcccagctaatttttgtatttttagtagagacagggtttcaccatgttggccaggcttgtctcgaactccttacctcaggtgatccaaaaTGCTggattggcctcccaaaatgctggggttacaggcatgagccaccgcacctagccagtACTATATTCTTTTTGCAGATTAGAATCCTGAGGCTTAGAGGAGTTAAGACATTTGTTTCATGTCAAATAGAAGATAAACAGCAAAGACAGAACATAGGTCATTACAGCTGGCCTTTTTTTCACCAGGAAATCAGGAACCCTCTTTGAGAAGGAAGGACTTGGAAGACAACACAAATAGACAAACAGGCACCATATGCATACTTTTATCCATACTTTGCTCAAACTCGTCTTTTTGAAAACCTTAAGGATAGACTGATGTAGTGTGAGACAAAGAAATAATTAGAAGTAGTAACTCCTCTAATGAGAGCCACGCCAGACATTGAAGTGAAACTGGCAAGCCCATCGCAGTTGTCTGTGACTCTTGATTGAAGTTGGTACACCCTTGGCCGTCGAGTCTACATGtctgcctttttttccctcttctccatTAGGATGGATGAAAATTATAACCTCTTGCCTCACGGAGTCAATTTCCAAGATGCCATCTTCCCGGACACTCAAGAGAACAGAAGGATGTTTTCTAGCCTTTTCCAGTTTTCAAACTGTTCCCAAGGGCAGCAGCTGGCGACTTTCTCCAGTGACTGGGAAATCCAGGAAGACAATAGGGTAAGAATCGGCTAAATCCTGTGCCACAGCAAAACAATAGTGTAGCTATACCTTGTGTGAATTTTGTGACCAAAGGAGTCAAGAATACTCTTCCAAAAGCCCAGACCAGAGAGCATTATTATAtaccctctctctctcctactaTCCCTCCTTGCCTCCCAGCTGTTAAAAAGACCATTCATAAACTTTGGATCCCTGAAACTTTACTGTTGGATAAGGAATTCTTCCCAAAGTATGAGAACAGGATGAGATGAAGATTGGCAtgctgagccttagtttcctcttctgcagaCCGGGGACAATAGTAGTGTCTATATCAGGCctgtccaacctgcagcccaggacagtttgaatgtgacccaacacaaatttgtaaactttcttagaACATTACgagatttttttgcaatttttttttttttgcttatcagctatcattagtgttagtgtattttgtgtgtgacccaagacaattcttccaatggggcccggggaagccaaaagattggacaccccgaTCTATGTCAGAGGGCTAATGCAATATGATTTAAATGTGTAAAAACTATAATTATGTAAATCCGTTAGCGTAATGCTCGAAAGAGTAAGTGCTCAGTGCCTGTGAGCTGTTACGACTGTTCCTGACTGTGTGATTGTTATCGACAGCGTAGGGCTCTAAGGAATTGtctcagaggaaaggaaaagtgctgagggaaatgaaatgaaattgctATCACAGCTACCACTCCTGTGATTCTTAACCGTAGTTGGTAAGACATAGAGGTGCAGGATGCCCAAGGTGGTTGCAAAATGTAAGGGTCGGGATCTTAAGGGTTGGGATCATTTTGGGAATGAAAATATAAGAGTCTTCTGCTCTGGGCCAAATGCCAGAGTTGGAGGAAAATTTTGATGATCATCACTCTTCCGAAGCAATGGCATTGCCACAACCAAGTTGGGGTGATAGTGGGGGGCAGGCCAGTCTAGGCCTCTGGGGCAGTGACCCATCTCTTCCAGTCCCCCTGATGGAAGACATTTTTAGGGTAATGTGACATACTGCTGGAGAGAGTTCTGATGTGGGTATCACATGGaataaggcctttttttttttttttttttttgcattaatgaACCCATTTGCACATGTTAAGAAACTCCCTTCTTTCTACCCATCAAGAAAAGTCTGAGGGAAgtgtctttctcttgtctgatgggATGGCTTAGGGTAGCTGCCTTGCTCTTCCCAATCCCTAgtgtcctttttattttgttttccttccaacttttattttaggttcaggggctatgtgtgtaggtgtgtgatGTGGGTAAATCACGTGCCGCTGGGATTTGGGATGCCAATCgtttcatcactcaggtagtgagcacagtacctgaGAGGTAGTTTTCCATCCTcaccctcctgccaccctccaccctcaagtaggccccggtgtctattgttgccttctttgtgtccatgtgtactcaatgtttagctcccattataagtgagaacatgcagtatttgggtttctgttcctgcattaatttgcttaggataatggcctccagctgcatccatgtctacAAAGGACAGGATTCAAAGGGAGCTTTGCCCAGGGCTCCCTGGACCCTGGAGGCCTTCTTCATGCTCTTGCACAGAAGCTGTTCCTGTAAAGGGAAGGTACGTCCAACTACGGGAAATGATTTATTCTTCTttgacatatgcctgtaatcccagcagtttgggaggctgaagtgggggggatcacctgaggttaagagttcgagaccagcctggccaacatggcaaaaccccgtctctactaaaaatacaaaaattagccgggtaaggtggtgcgtgcctctaatcccagctacttgttaggagttcgagaccagcctggccaacatggcaaaaccccgtctctactcaaagtacaaaaattagctgggtaaggtggtgcgtgcctctaatcccagctactcgggaggctgaggcagaaaaatcacttgaacccgggatgcagaggttgcagtgagctaagatcacaccattgcactccagcctgggcgacagagcgagactccgtctcaagcaaacaaacaaacattcctCAGCTCTACACTACTGACAGTAGTCTAGACTTTTCTAACCCCTTCCTGATAGTTTGCCAGAACTTTCTCAACGTTTGTCAAGTATTTTGCCCCCAGTGTGGCTCCAAGCAcctgtttttattcttccttttccccttcttaATCTTTACTGTTGTCTACTCCATGTTGAGTTGGACACAGCAAGTCTAAGCCTGAGTATCCCAAGCCTGAGTCATACTTAATTTTTTCCAAGTGAAACCTTTTTAGGCTTGTCCCTTTTGTTCTCCATCTTGTGGGAGCTTTGCTTATATGACTATGTAATAGATTTATGTCAAGAGATTAGATGTTATTCTGAAAATACTCGAATAGGTTAGCCCTTAAAATCTTAAGCCACATAACTTTTTAGCACTATGGTCACATCATCTAGCTACTAACATTTTTCTGGAATCAGATTTTTCCATCATTtgggaaaaacaaagaacaatagGACCGTGGAGAATTGTTTCAGTGTGAAGGCAGATCCATTTCTGTTGATCAGATGTAGATCTTGGGGGAGaattcctttcccctttcccttgaATCACCCTGGCCTCTTAGATAACAAAGTGTGGGAGCGTTCCAGGCTTGGAGGAAAAGTGGAAACTTGAGGCGAGGAAGAGAATTATTTCACTTTGCTGAGCTGCTGTGGAGCAGAATTTAGCTCAACCTGGGAGACCCTGCACGTTTCCAGACCTTTGCTTATGCCATTTTTATTCCCTATCCACTTTGAAAGGGATCACATCAAAGCTACATAAAATTAGCCCATTATGGGCTgattgcagtggctcacgcctgtgatcccagcacattgggaggctgaggcgggcccattacctgaggtcaggagttcgagaccagcctggccaacatggtgaaactctgtctctactaaaaattcaaaaattagctgaggatggtggtacgtgcctgtaatcccggctacttgggatgttgaggcaggagaatcgtttgatcttgggaggcagaagttgcagtgagccaagatcgtgccagtgcactccagtctgggcagcagaccaagactctgtctcaaaacaaagcaaaacaggaaaaattaGCCCATtagtttaaaatttgaaattaaaattaaattgactttttaaagttttgtgatgctccctaaaatatttttacataccCTAGAGAAAATAGTTGTGAGTTATTGACTACTACTTGTGccgccttcttttttttttttttttttcttttgagatggagtctcactctgtagcccaggctggagtacaatggcatgatcttggctcacagcaacccccacctcccgggttcaagcaattctcctgcctcagcctcccaagtagctgggattacaggcacccaccaccatgcccagctaatttttatattttttatagagatggggtttcaccatgttggccaggctggtctcgatctcccagcctcaagtgatcctcctgccttggcctcctaaagttctgggattacaggcgtgagccaccacaccccgcctctAGATGCTGTTGATGCTGCTGTTCTTTAAGCTTCTATTCAGCTTGGACAGTGGATCCAGACTGTAGTTATGAAGGGCACGTTTCATTCTCTTCGCTGATAGTTCCCGCTTTCTCTCTGTTGGAGGATCTGGGACTCTAGAGTCGATTTGGAGGGTACGagatgaaagaggaggaaaagctAATGGAGGGAAACTTTTGCAAAGCATATGCAGAGCGACATTCAACTCAGTCTTTGGGAGCAAAGGCCTCCCACACTCTGCTTCCTTTCCAGCACCTCTCCATCTTCAAATATCCCACCCACGCATTAGTAAATAGCAGCAGGATCTTTCTTTCAAAAGCTGCCAAGATGTCAGCAGTGTTAGTACGTGTTCACCGCCTCTGGTTCAGTGTCATGGTGTTAATAGGACTTGGGGGGATATCTTTGGCATGTTGGAACATCCGCCAGATTTACTGGCAGAGCTCTCTCCACACCAGCCAAGGACATTTTtccttcctcatttctctcttgctgGACAAGTGCAACAGTCAGAACAGAATTTGGATATTTTTCCCTCTCTGCTGGTACTGTCCCCTGGGACCAAGACCCAGACTGACCCATACTTATATCAGTCTGTCACAAAATGTCATGGGATTGAAAGAAAATCTGCGGAGGTCTTgctatcattttcttctttcttcttttggagTTGGGAAGGATGATAGGGGTGTTACCCTTCTCTAAGCTGCCTTGGAAGGACTGTCAACTTGTAATCAGAAGATCTCAATCGGCTCTGCCATTTCTGGAGGAATGACCATGGGCAGATCCCCTAACTTCCCACAACTTCAGTTTTCCCTTCTATAAAATAGAGCCTGGAACAGATAAACTGTCTCAGGGTGTTCTAAGGACCTAATTAGAACATAGTTTTGAAAACACTTTTCTAGAGTGATGCAAGCGCTCATTACTGGAAGCTGATTATTCTCaagtattgttttaaaaaccacattaaaaaaaaaatttgaagagcTGCCTGCTGCTGTCCAGGGGGTCCTGAAACATCCCATGGAGGAGTGCCAACATCAGTAGTGACGGGTGTGTGCTGGAGATGGGAAC from Theropithecus gelada isolate Dixy chromosome 9, Tgel_1.0, whole genome shotgun sequence includes these protein-coding regions:
- the CCDC3 gene encoding coiled-coil domain-containing protein 3 isoform X1 — protein: MLRQLLLAALCLAGPPAPARACQLPSEWRPLSEGCRAELAETIVYARVLALHPEAPGLYNHLPWQYHAGQGGLFYSAEVEMLCDQAWGSMLEVPAGSRLNLTGLGYFSCHSHTVVQDYSYFFFLRMDENYNLLPHGVNFQDAIFPDTQENRRMFSSLFQFSNCSQGQQLATFSSDWEIQEDNRLMCSSVQKALFEEEDHVKKLQQKVATLEKRNRQLRERVKKVKRSLRQARKKGRHLELANQKLSEKLAAGALPHINARGPVRAPYLRG